The Setaria italica strain Yugu1 chromosome IX, Setaria_italica_v2.0, whole genome shotgun sequence genome has a window encoding:
- the LOC101762165 gene encoding protein ENHANCED DISEASE RESISTANCE 4: MVLSSLMANTEGYRLVRCPKCLNVLPEPPNVAVYRCGGCGTTLRAKIRASNGQHVAKKQVRQDSDNYSVATTASNGVPRQTKDHASTEITMDSSCIADAPSTEHGRNGTGSNESGDVVPPEKNDLEVENKESKDHHDFEGQDTNSRMEDPADLENSNGKSTCGDSGEVENHIMEQPAENSETCRVREDDGTECHLNASENNMLSSEMSKAAVNMQDAEQKESSQEQKESGQAEHAANKKSYLVRVLSRSCDLRATVNSLDFHSARTSLQSKSFRASEPLQSKIMNTVDELKDDLSELFHKPSESKPKAYPPRPSKQDGHMTRAALTSSAPLAAYHPAAKHSGYAARISRSGQVAPRGLPSLRYRRHRVYPCHHNVQMEMRPCRHECCHSCQPPCYRSCKQEPAAMHKPPPAKEIKRRPVPRNHCRPVLRGAPFVICSNCVRLVQLPTDFAVPSRGTRRLQCGSCSEVLSYSYRDPGRKKPQSPFGGDEYSTDDYEAHVHHQAAADDHHYAAAGFEQADPVSYSEEYGLSFGVSQSTSTEDGQPLYVSRNSSFNTVDERAGGRDGKLHRLMGYSSASELLRHSPDLFESFDGRAPNNARAHHVVDRKGKGVCHGGEPDDAGKRSMARSGGLPLQGILKKGIHSLESLKLRS, from the exons ATGGTCCTTTCTTCCTTGATGGCAAACACAGAAGGTTATCGCCTTGTGAGATGCCCAAAGTGTTTGAACGTTCTCCCAGAACCGCCCAATGTTGCGGTCTACAGGTGCGGTGGATGTGGCACCACTCTGCGAG CTAAAATTCGGGCTAGCAATGGACAACATGTGGCCAAGAAACAAGTTCGGCAAGACTCTGACAATTACTCGGTTGCTACCACGGCGAGCAATGGCGTGCCTCGGCAAACCAAAGATCATGCTTCCACTGAAATTACCATGGACAGCTCTTGCATTGCCGATGCTCCTAGCACCGAGCATGGCAGAAATGGCACAGGGAGCAATGAGAGTGGTGATGTCGTGCCACCTGAGAAGAATGATTTGGAGGTTGAGAATAAAGAGAGCAAAGATCATCACGATTTTGAAGGCCAGGATACCAACTCAAGGATGGAAGATCCTGCTGATCTGGAAAACTCCAATGGAAAGAGCACATGTGGAGATTCTGGCGAAGTAGAAAACCACATCATGGAACAACCTGCAGAGAATTCAGAGACTTGCAGAGTAAGAGAAGATGATGGTACGGAATGCCACTTGAATGCTTCTGAAAACAACATGCTTTCTTCtgagatgagcaaagcagctGTCAATATGCAAGATGCTGAGCAGAAGGAATCAAGCCAAGAGCAGAAGGAATCAGGCCAAGCCGAGCATGCAGCAAACAAGAAGAGTTATCTTGTGAGGGTACTGTCTCGGTCTTGTGATCTCCGAGCAACGGTTAACTCGCTTGATTTCCATTCCGCACGGACTTCTCTTCAGTCAAAAAGCTTCAGAGCAAGTGAACCTCTCCAATCGAAGATCATGAACACGGTGGATGAACTGAAGGACGACCTTTCTGAATTGTTCCATAAACCCTCAGAATCCAAGCCGAAGGCTTATCCTCCACGCCCTTCCAAACAAGATGGCCACATGACTCGTGCAGCACTCACATCCAGTGCACCGCTTGCAGCATACCATCCTGCTGCCAAGCATTCTGGCTACGCAGCTCGCATAAGCAGGTCTGGCCAGGTCGCTCCCCGTGGCCTGCCCTCGCTGCGTTACCGCCGGCACAGGGTTTATCCGTGCCATCACAACGTGCAAATGGAAATGAGACCCTGCCGTCACGAGTGCTGCCACAGCTGCCAGCCACCCTGTTACAGATCCTGCAAGCAAGAGCCCGCGGCGATGCACAAGCCACCACCGGCCAAGGAGATCAAGCGCCGCCCCGTGCCCAGAAACCACTGCCGGCCGGTCCTCCGCGGTGCCCCGTTCGTGATCTGCTCCAACTGCGTCAGGCTCGTCCAGCTGCCCACCGACTTCGCCGTCCCGAGCAGAGGGACGCGCCGGCTCCAGTGCGGCTCCTGCTCCGAGGTCCTGTCCTACTCCTACAGGGACCCCGGCAGGAAGAAGCCGCAGTCGCCGTTCGGGGGCGACGAGTACAGCACGGACGACTACGAGGCCCACGTCCACCACCAGGCCGCTGCCGACGACCACcactacgccgccgccggcttcgaGCAGGCGGACCCGGTGTCCTACTCGGAGGAGTACGGGCTCTCGTTCGGCGTGAGCCAGTCGACCAGCACCGAGGACGGGCAGCCGCTGTACGTGTCGAGGAACTCGTCCTTCAACACCGTCGACGAGAGGGCGGGGGGCAGGGACGGCAAGCTCCACCGGCTGATGGGGTACTCGTCGGCGAGCGAGCTGCTGCGCCACTCCCCGGACCTGTTCGAGAGCTTCGACGGGCGCGCGCCCAACAACGCGAGAGCGCATCATGTCGTCGACAGGAAGGGCAAAGGCGTCTGCCATGGAGGGGAACCAGACGATGCGGGGAAGCGATCGATGGCCAGGAGCGGTGGCCTGCCGCTCCAGGGGATCCTGAAGAAGGGGATCCATAGCCTGGAATCGCTCAAGCTCAGGTCGTAG